The nucleotide window CTCCATTCAACGTCTCATCCATCGGATTCCCTTGTTGGACCGTTGGTTGCTTGGTGAGCTGCTGGGTCCTCTGCTCTTCGCTGTCGCCGCTTTCACCGTTGTGTCCCTTTCCGTTGGGGTGATGTTCGAACTGGTGCGTCAGATTGTTGAATCTGGTCTGCCAGTGGGGATTGCAGTGCAGGTGCTTCTACAGCGCCTGCCCAGTTTTCTGGTGATTTCATTTCCGATGGCCACACTGATGGCTTCGTTGTTGGCTTACAGCCGATTGTCCGCCAACAGTGAGCTCACCGCTCTTCGCAGCGTGGGAGTGACTGCTACGCGAATGATCGTGCCTGCTCTGATCTTGGCATTGGTGATGTCCGGATTAACTTTTATATTTAACGACGCACTCGTACCGAGAGCCAATCGCTCGGCTGAAACGACTCTCGCTCGAGCTTTAGGGAAGGCAATTGCAACAGAAAAGGGAACCAATATTGTCTATTCCCGTTTCGGTCGCCTTCAAGAAACTGATGGCACTTCTAATAAAGGCCTGGCGCAGTTGTTTTATGCCCGAAAGTTTCGAGATGGTGTGATGAACGAAGTGACCGTTCTTGATTTCACCCGCGCTGGTTTCACTCAGATGCTTGTTGCTGATCGAGCAGTCTGGAATGAGAGTCAGGCAAAGTGGCAGTTTTTCGATGGGCAGATCCTCACCCTGACTCCTTCAGGAAGTACCACTTCCGCTGATTTCGACCAATACCTCTATCCACTGAGCGCAGCACCGATCCGTATTGCCAAGTTGCCAAAGGATGCGAACAACATGACGGTGGTTGAAGCACTTCAAGCCAAGGACCTGCTGCAACAAGCAGGAGATATCAAGGAAGCACGCAGGCTGGAGGTAAGGATTCAGGAAAAATTCACCTTGCCAATGGCCTGTTTGGTCTTCGGTCTGATCGGTGCGAGTCTCGGAGCCAAACCGAACAACCGCACGAGCCGTAGTCAGGGTTTCGGTATCAGCGTTGTGTTGATTCTCGTGTATTACGTACTCAGTTTCAGCTTCAGCTCGTTAGGAGTGAAGGGCACCCTGCCTCCGCTGCTCGCGGCCTGGTCGCCGGTGTTGATCTCTCTGGCAGGTGGCGGTTTCTTGCTTCGGCAGGCCAGCCGCTGATCCTTTCCGGCAGAATTTCATTTATCCATAGTTCGTCCGGTGTCTGTCTTGGGGAGTCTCGATCTTGAATCAATCGTCTCAGAACCTGTTCTGCTTCTTGGTTTGATTGCCTTCGCTCTTCTGCTCACAGCGCTGCCGTGGAGTTTCTGGGCTCTGTCGAATGGTCGCAGCTCCAGCGCTGTCCGCTCTCTTCTTGGAATGGCCAATCTTTTGTTAACAGCGCAGTTGGTGCTGCGTTGGTGGCAGTCCGGTCATTTCCCGATCAGCAATCTCTACGAATCTCTTTGTTTCCTCGCTTGGGCTTGCACACTCACCCAGCTGCTGGTGGAGCGTCAGTGGCCCTCACCGCTCGTGGCGGCATCGGCTACACCCATGGGCCTGGGGTGCATTGCCTTTGCCAGTTTTGCTCTCCCTGATCAGCTTCAGCAGGCCTCTCCTCTGGTTCCCGCTCTTCGCAGCAGCTGGCTGGTCATGCACGTGAGCGTGATCATGGTGAGTTATGCCGCTCTTCTGGTGGGATCGCTGCTTTCGGTAGCGGTTCTTTTCACGGACCGGGAGCAGCAGCTTGAGCTGAGAAGCAGTTCTATCGGAACGGGTGCCTTTCGCCGGGCGATACCAGCGCCAGTCGGTGATGGCTCTGTGGTTTTGCAAGCTTCACCGGATCTGCAGTTGTCTTCCTTGGATTTCAGTCGCAGTGAGCAGCTCGATAATCTCAGTTATCGAACGATCACAGTGGGATTCCTTCTCCTAACCGTAGGAATCATCAGTGGCGCCGTTTGGGCTAACGAAGCATGGGGAAGCTGGTGGAGCTGGGATCCTAAAGAAACCTGGGCGTTGATCTGTTGGCTTGTCTATGCGGCTTATCTCCATACCCGTCTCAGCCGCGGCTGGCAGGGACGACGTCCAGCTCTGGTCGCAGTCGCTGGTTTGTTTGTCATTGTTGTTTGCTATATCGGAGTGAATCTACTCGGCATCGGATTGCATAGTTATGGATGGTTTTTTGGGTAACAACAATCTCTGAGGTTTTGGTTGATGGCACGAAAGTTGTAAACGATTAGATTCGTTATAACCCTTGTCTGTGACACGCCTCTCCTGCAGAGCTTAACGTTGGTCTCTTTGATTTTGAGGACTTTCTCTATTACCACAGTGTGTTCAGATAGGTCTGAACATCCTCGTAAGACCATCCGGGAATGCGTACTCCTTCTGATGTGAACTGGCGCATCCTCCATAGCGTGTCATAGCCTTTGTCGAAGATGATGGTCTGGCTGTTCATCCCACAGCCTGTCACTGTGATTGTGTTGTCAGTTTTGTTGACTTGCATGGCTTTATTGGCACATTGATTGGACATTGGAGCGTGAAAATTCCCTCCTGTCTTAACTATATTTTAAGTGCTCTGCTTTGTATGAGAGTATTCTGTGATTGCTCTTAGAGGGGTCTATATTTGTCTTGGATATTGAGGATATGGTTTTGCCTAGAACTTTTAGTACAATCTGAGTAAATTTCCGACTTGCTGGTTGTTGGCAAGTTGCATGAAATTCATGGGTGGTTGCATTTTGCTTTTAAATCACTCGTCGACAAAAATTATGACTGTCCTAGCGTTAATCGCTGCACTGCTGCCAGGGCTCTGGTTCTGCCGTCGGCCGATAGGATCTTGTTTTCTCAGTTTTGAGCTAACGCTGTCTTTCTTGAGAGTGTCTGTATTTGTGCCCTCTTGTGAAGATGCTTGCAATTGATGCTATTCAGGAAAAGTGAAGCAAGTTTTGGTCTCAAGGACTGATTGAGAATATCGCATCGTCAATCTAGATGTTTGCTCGGCCAGCCAAGAATGAGGGACAATTCTACAGTTGTGATCGTTGTCACAAACATAGTAATCGACTGCGTAGGTCCGGTTGGTAAATGAACTTTTTGCCGATGAGGAAATTGGTGACTGCTTTGAAGTCATTGATCCTTGACTAGCTGAATTCAAGCTAATGGTTTCCAGTCGTTCGCAATTGTGCTTGATGTGACGGATGCGTGTGAACTTTAATGATGAATAAAATGGACGTCTCCCAGGAAAATCAATATGTTCCTTGAAAGGTATTGACTACTGCAGTTCCTGTCGAGAAATCACCCCATGCTTGGTTTTCCAAGAAACCTCTTCATGGAAATTTTTGTTGGTCTTGCAATTCTTTTGCCTCTGTCTGCACTAGCCATCCAAGCCAGGGAAGCAGACAGCGACGACGATCATTGCGATTTCCTTTGATTCAGGGGTTCCCACTGATGACTCACCGAGCAAGGTGAACCATCAGTGGGACCAGCTCACGACGGCGTCAGACCAGAACAGCTTCCGGTCGCTTGCTGTCACGAATGCCCTGGATGGCAGCGGCGTAATCAGGCTGATTGAACACTCCAGAACCGCTCACGATGGCGTTGGCACCAGCTTCTATCACTTTCCAGGCATTTCCGCCTTTCACGCCACCATCCACTTCGATCCAGGGATCTACACCTTTTTCCTCACACATCCGTCGCAGGTCACGAATCTTCTGAACCTGATTGTCGATGAAGCTCTGGCCACCGAAACCAGGGTTGACGCTCATGATCAGCACGAGATCGCACAGTTCGAGGCAGTATTCAAGGGTGCTGAGCGGTGTGCTGGGGTTGAGAACAGCACCAGCCATCTTGCCGAGATCCTTGATCTGAGCAAGATTTCGATGCAGGTGAGGGCAGGCCTCAACCTGAACAGAAATGATATCGGCGCCGGCTTTGGCGAAATCTGCTACGTACTTCTCAGGCTCGACGATCATCAAGTGCACGTCTAAAGGCTTGGCCGTGACCGGTCGAAGTGCGTCAACGATCAGGGGACCGATCGTGATGTTCGGCACAAAGCGGCCGTCCATTACGTCAACGTGAATCCAGTCCGCACCGGCTTGGTCAACAGCTTTGACCTCCTCGCCGAGTCGTGAGAAATCCGCTGAAAGAATGGATGGGGAGACCACCAGGGACTTGGTGCTCATGACGAGAAGACTGCTGAGACCCAGTGATTGTAAGGAGTGCGGAAGTCGCTGATACAGTTAGCCGCGCTTTTGAGTGATGAGCCCAGTGGCACCAAGCCCAGTGAGCTGACACTCTTCGCATCCAGTTCCCCCGCCGCACTCCCGTGGATCGCACTCTCATCCAGGAAATTCTCGAGGTCGTTGAGCAGGCGGCTATCGCCTCCGCCCGCCTCACTGGTCTCGGCAAAAAGGATGAAGCCGATGCTGCTGCCGTTGAGGCCATGCGACAGCGCATGGGAACAATCCAAATGCAGGGCCGCATCGTGATCGGTGAGGGCGAGCGTGATGAGGCTCCCATGCTCTACATCGGCGAAGAGGTCGGCAGCGGCACTGGTCCTGGTGTCGACTTCGCTGTTGACCCCTGTGAAGGTACGAATCTGTGCGCCAACAATCAGAGGGGCTCGATGGCCGTCCTGGCTGCTTCTGATCGTGGTGGCCTTTTCAACGCTCCAGACTTCTATATGAAGAAGCTCGCTGCACCTCCGGCTGCGAAAGGCAAGGTGGATATCCGCAAATCGGCCACTGAAAACATCAAAATCCTCAGCGAATGCCTGGGGATGGCGGCCAGTGAGCTCACCATCGTGGTGATGGATCGTGCTCGCCACAAAGATCTGATTGCTGAGATCCGCGCCACCGGCGCCCGTGTTCAGCCCATTTCAGACGGTGATGTTCAGGCTGCGATCGCCTGTGGATTTGCTGGCACAGGAACCCATTGCCTGATGGGCATCGGTGCTGCTCCTGAGGGCGTGATTTCTGCGGCGGCCATGCGCGCCCTTGGCGGCCACTTCCAGGGTCAGCTCGTTTACGACCCCGCGGTTGCTCAGACCAAGGAGTGGGCGGATCTCACCAAGGAAGGCAACCTCGCCCGCTTGGCTGAAATGGGCATCGCCGATCCCGATAAAATTTATGAGGCTGAGGAATTGGCCTCTGGTGAGCATGTGGTGTTTGCCGGCAGTGGCATCACTGATGGCCTCCTATTCCATGGCGTTAAGTTCGAGTCGGACTGCACCCGAACGAGCAGCTTGGTGATCAGCAACCTGGACAACACCTGCCGCTTCACCAACACGGTGCACATCAAGGACGGCGCCCAGAGCATCGCGCTGAGCTGACCTCTTTTTCACGCAACAAGGGATTTCTCCATGCACATCGCCGTTGTCGGCCTCAGTCATCGAACGGCACCGGTTGAAGTGCGCGAAAAGCTCAGCATTCCTGAGCAGACCATGGAGGAATCCCTTCAGAACCTGCGCGGTCATGACCAGGTGCTGGAAGCTTCGATTCTCAGCACCTGCAACCGTCTCGAGATCTACACACTGGTGCGCAATCCCGAGTTGGGAATTAGTGCCGTTAGGGAGTTTCTCAGTGGACACTCCGGTCTGGAGACCAGGGATCTAAAACCCCATCTCTTCGCTTACCACCACGAGGATGCTGTCGCGCATCTGCTGCGTGTGGCTGCTGGACTCGACAGTCTGGTGCTCGGCGAAGGCCAGATCCTCTCCCAGGTCAAAAAAATGATGCGTCTGGGCCAGGAGCACAAGTCCCTTGGCCCAATTTTGAATCGGCTTCTTACCCAGGCCGTCAGTACCGGTAAACGCGTCCGCTCGGAAACAAATCTCGGCACAGGAGCCGTGTCGATCAGTTCCGCTGCTGTTGAATTGGCCCAGCTCAAGCTTGGTCAGACCCGCGGTCTCGACGAGCTTGTCACGCTTGAGGATGAGCAGGTCGCCGTCGTCGGTGCAGGCCGGATGAGCCGCCTGCTACTGCAACATCTCCAGGCCAAAGGCGC belongs to Synechococcus sp. WH 7805 and includes:
- a CDS encoding LptF/LptG family permease, with amino-acid sequence MKSSIQRLIHRIPLLDRWLLGELLGPLLFAVAAFTVVSLSVGVMFELVRQIVESGLPVGIAVQVLLQRLPSFLVISFPMATLMASLLAYSRLSANSELTALRSVGVTATRMIVPALILALVMSGLTFIFNDALVPRANRSAETTLARALGKAIATEKGTNIVYSRFGRLQETDGTSNKGLAQLFYARKFRDGVMNEVTVLDFTRAGFTQMLVADRAVWNESQAKWQFFDGQILTLTPSGSTTSADFDQYLYPLSAAPIRIAKLPKDANNMTVVEALQAKDLLQQAGDIKEARRLEVRIQEKFTLPMACLVFGLIGASLGAKPNNRTSRSQGFGISVVLILVYYVLSFSFSSLGVKGTLPPLLAAWSPVLISLAGGGFLLRQASR
- the ccsB gene encoding c-type cytochrome biogenesis protein CcsB, which encodes MGSLDLESIVSEPVLLLGLIAFALLLTALPWSFWALSNGRSSSAVRSLLGMANLLLTAQLVLRWWQSGHFPISNLYESLCFLAWACTLTQLLVERQWPSPLVAASATPMGLGCIAFASFALPDQLQQASPLVPALRSSWLVMHVSVIMVSYAALLVGSLLSVAVLFTDREQQLELRSSSIGTGAFRRAIPAPVGDGSVVLQASPDLQLSSLDFSRSEQLDNLSYRTITVGFLLLTVGIISGAVWANEAWGSWWSWDPKETWALICWLVYAAYLHTRLSRGWQGRRPALVAVAGLFVIVVCYIGVNLLGIGLHSYGWFFG
- the rpe gene encoding ribulose-phosphate 3-epimerase, which encodes MSTKSLVVSPSILSADFSRLGEEVKAVDQAGADWIHVDVMDGRFVPNITIGPLIVDALRPVTAKPLDVHLMIVEPEKYVADFAKAGADIISVQVEACPHLHRNLAQIKDLGKMAGAVLNPSTPLSTLEYCLELCDLVLIMSVNPGFGGQSFIDNQVQKIRDLRRMCEEKGVDPWIEVDGGVKGGNAWKVIEAGANAIVSGSGVFNQPDYAAAIQGIRDSKRPEAVLV
- the glpX gene encoding class II fructose-bisphosphatase encodes the protein MDRTLIQEILEVVEQAAIASARLTGLGKKDEADAAAVEAMRQRMGTIQMQGRIVIGEGERDEAPMLYIGEEVGSGTGPGVDFAVDPCEGTNLCANNQRGSMAVLAASDRGGLFNAPDFYMKKLAAPPAAKGKVDIRKSATENIKILSECLGMAASELTIVVMDRARHKDLIAEIRATGARVQPISDGDVQAAIACGFAGTGTHCLMGIGAAPEGVISAAAMRALGGHFQGQLVYDPAVAQTKEWADLTKEGNLARLAEMGIADPDKIYEAEELASGEHVVFAGSGITDGLLFHGVKFESDCTRTSSLVISNLDNTCRFTNTVHIKDGAQSIALS